The nucleotide window CTTCCGGAAAACCACCGGTCAGCCGTGCTGCCTCATAGAGCTGTGGTACAGCACTTTGTTCCCCATCGAGGATTTCGAGACTTTCCGCCACCCGCTGATAAATTTTTTCCCGGGCGGCAATGCGGTGCTCAATCGCTTCCAGTTCCTCGTCTTCCCCAGGTTTTAACTGAGCCTGTTCGATTTCATTGAGCTGAAAGCGCAGGAATTCCAAATCTTGTTCGGCTTTAGGACTGCGGGCTTCCTCCAGCTGATCCTTTAGCTGGTGATAGGTTTTATATTGTTCTTTCACTGCAGCGATCAGTTCATCCTCATCCAGATATTGATCCAAAAGGTTCAGAAAAGAGCTGCGGTTTAACAAGTATTGCGTATCGTGCTGCGAATGAATGTCAATTTCATGCGATAACAAGTCACGGATTAAATTTGCCGTTGTCACCCGATGATTTAACCGCATCTGACTTTTGCCTTCGGCACTGATTTCCCGGCTGATGACTACGTCTTCATCGCCGTCAAAACCTGCTTCCTGAAGCATTGTCAGCACCCGGGGATTCTGGGTAAAATCAAAGACACCTTCGATCAAAGCCTTTGCTTCCCCTTTTTTGACAAATCCTGCCTGGGCCCGCTGGCCGCAAAGCAAGCTGATCGCATCGATCAAAATCGATTTGCCCGCACCGGTTTCGCCTGTAAACACACTGAAGCCCGCATCAAAATCCAAATCGGCCTCATCAATAAGAATGAAGTTTTTGACATACAGATGTTTAAGCATCAGCCTTCCTCCTTCCGGAATGATTTATGACCCGCAATATTCTTTTATCACATCAAACAAGCTCAGGATATCAATGGCTTCCAGCCGCCGGATTTTATTTAAGGATCCCTGCGGAACATACGTGTCGCCAATCCCGACCCGACGGATTGTCAGGTCAGCCTGATGATCTGCCACCCATTCCAGAATCGCGCTGGAAAGACCGCCGGCCAGCATGTCTGTTTCATAGACGATCACCGGTTTTCCCTCTTCAGCCAGCTGCATCAGCATCGCTTCATCCAAAGGCTTGAAGAAGCGGGCATTGACGACTTTGACAGGCAGTGAATTGGTTAAGACCTTGGAAACAACCTTATCGACATCCGGTCCATAAGTCACAACGGTGCAGCGGTGATCGGGTTCCTCATTTACGATCGTCCAGCTGCCGATTAGAATCGGTTCGGCTTGGGGCAATTCGTTATACAGCGCTGTGCCACGAGGATAGCGTAAGGCCATCGGATGGGATTGGGCAAATGCGGCAGCCATCAGCTGCTGAGCTTCGGCAGCATCCTTCGGCTGCGCCAGAATCAGATTCGGCAGTGAACGCAGGATTGCAATATCGAAGACGCCGTGATGGGTGTCGCCATCCTCCCCTACTAAGCCAGCACGGTCAATGCCGATCACAACGGGCAAATCCATCCGGCAGATATCATGATTAATCTGATCGTAACAACGCTGCAGAAAAGAAGAATACAAGGAAATAAACGGCCGCTTGCCGCTGATCGCCAGGCCGGCACAGAAGGTCGCGGCGTGTTCTTCGGCAATGCCGCAGTCAAAAGAACGTTCCGGATAGACCGCAAAGAATTTTTCCAGCTTGCTGCCGGTAATCATCGCCGGGGTGACCGCAACGATATCTTTATTTTCTTTAGCCAGCCGAATCAAAGTTTCGCTGATCACTGAAGACCAGGAAAGATAGCCGGCCGGGGTGGATGACAAAGGCTTTCCGGTCGCGGGATTAAACGGTCCGACGCCGTGCCATACACCTTCCTTGTCCTGTTCACAATAGGAATAGCCCTTTCCTTTTTTCGTCAGAACATGGACGACGACAGGTCCCTGATGTGATTTGGCAACGTTTAAAATCTGAATCAAACTCTTGATGTCATGACCATCGACCGGTCCTAAATATTCCAGACCGAATTCACCGAAAACACCTGTATCAATGACCCCTTTTTTCACAGCGTCTTTCATATTCTGCAGACCCGACAGAACAGCCTGACCGACATTGTTGCGGTTCAGCGCTGTCTTGAGATCATTTTTGAATGTGTTATAAGGCTTGGAGGCCCGCAATTTGGCAAAATTTTGAGTTAAAACGCCGACATTTTCCGAAATCGACATGTTGTTATCATTAAAAATAATGATGATATTGCGCTGTTCGCTGCCAATTTGATTCAATGCCTCCAACGCCATCCCGCCGCCCAGAGCACCATCGCCGATCACCGGAACAATGTGATATTGTTCATGGTTGAGATCCCGGGCGACGGCCATCCCCAAGGCTGCCGACAGTGAAGTCGAAGAGTGGCCGGCTTCCCAGACGTCATGTTCGCTTTCCGCCCGTTTTTCAAAGCCGGACAGACCTTCATACTGCCGCAGCGAATCAAACCGGTTCGCCCGGCCGGTTAATATTTTGTGGGTATAACATTGGTGTCCCACGTCAAAAAAGATTTTATCCTGTGGTGAATCAAACACCTTATGCAAAGCGATGGTCAGCTCAACAACACCTAAATTGCTGGACAGATGTCCGCCGGTCTTGCTGACATGATCAATCAGAAACTCCCGAATCTGCTGCGCCAGGGCTTTCAGCTGCCGCTGATCCAGATCTTTCAGAAAGGAAGGATCCTGTATATCGGTTAAATCCATTTCCGCTAACCTCCTTATCTTCACTTAATACTGCCGGAATTCCATGGCGTCCAGAATCGCGATCAGCTGCTGCGTGTTCATGTCCATCTGACGAATCGCATCACGCGTCTGCCGATAGACTTCAGTCATCGCATCCTGCGCCTGGCCTAATCCCAATATTGTGACATAAGTCGATTTTTTATTGTCCAAGTCGCTGGCTGATTTGCCGAGCTCCTTGCTGCTTTTGGTAACATCCAGAATATCGTCCTGAATCTGAAAGGCCAGGCCCATTAACGCGCCGATACGCCGCCATTGCGAAATCGCAGCGTCCTGTCCGGCTAAAATAGCTCCCATGACCAAAGGCGCCGTAAACAGACAGCCGGTTTTATAAAGATGAACTTCCTTCAGCTGTTCCAGCGTCACCGCCGCACTGTTTTCTGCTTCCAAATCTTTAATCTGGCCGAGGATCATCCCTTCGGCACCGCCGGCAGAAGCTAATTCCTTTACGATTTTCAAGGCTTTCATCGGATCCGCGCTGCTTTCTGCGGCGAGTGCAAAAGCCTGCGTCAGTAAACCATCGCCCGCCAGGATAGCCGTGGCTTCATTAAACTGCTTATGGCAGGTTTTGCGGCCGCGGCGGTAATCATCGTTGTCCATGGCCGGCAGATCGTCATGGATCAGAGAATAGGTATGCATCATTTCCAAAGCTCCGGCAGCCATGAAACCATCCTTTGCGGCTAAGCCATAACCTTCCATAACCGCAAACAACAGCTGCGGGCGCAGCCGTTTTCCCTTTCCCATCAGCGAATACTCCATCGCTTCGCTGACTTCAGAGTGTTTCAGCAGCCGGCACTGACGCTGCAGGAATTCTTCAAATTCATTCATCATTCGTTTTCACCCTGACCTTCCTTTGTCTGGTGGCGAAGCATCAGCTCCTGGACTTTATTTTCATAGCCCTGAAGCTGTGTATCTAGATCCTGAACTAAATTCAAGCCTTCCTCAAACAGTCCGATCGCTTCTTCCAAAGCAATTTCATTTTTCTCGAGCAGCGATACGATTTGATCAAGCCGATCCATGGATTGTTCAAATGTGGGTTTCTCGCTCATGCCTGTTCCTCCTTTTCCTTAACGACAGCCGTGATCTGGCCGTCATGCAGACGAATCTGCATTTCTTCCTGAATTTTTACTTCCTGTACGGAACGAACCAAATGTCCGTTCTGCGCGATCAGGCCGTAGCCTCGCCCCAAAATCTTCAATGGAGAATAGGCATCCAGCAGCCGGATCTTTTCTTTCAGCTGCTGCTGGCGAAGCATCAGCTGTTGTTTTTGATGGTGATTGAGATTCAGCCGCAGCTGTCCTAAACGCTGCTGCTGCAGATAGACGTGCTTGGATGTCTGGTTCAATAGAATCGCGCTGACCTGGTCTAAACGCGCCCGCTGCGTGCGTACGCGCTGACTGGTGTTCTGCAGTCTTGAAGTGTTGTAATCCAAACGCATTTGAATCGGCTGAAGCAAAGTCATCGGATCTTGGAAAATCTGACTGCCCCGCTGCTGCTCATAGCGCTGCCGCTGCATCCGCAGTTTTTGATGAATCAGATAAATCAGCTGCTGCCGCTGCCGCAGACAGTATCCCTGGACTTCCGCCAGCTGCGGCGTTGCCATTTCGGCAGCCCCGGTTGGCGTTGGCGCCCGCCGATCCGCAACCAGATCGGCAATCGTAACGTCGACTTCATGTCCTACCCCGCAGATCACCGGCGTCTTTAGATCCGCCAGTGTTCGGGCTACGCACTCCTCATTGAATGACCACAGATCTTCGATGGATCCGCCCCCACGGGCTAATATCATAACATCAAAGTTCAGTGCATCCGCCTGTCTCAGCGCCGCGCAGATCTGAGCCGCTGCTCCTTCACCCTGAACCAGCACCGGAATTTCGCTCACCTGAGCAACCGGCCAGCGCCGTGCCAGCGTCGTGATTACGTCCTGCCGAGCGGCCGTGTTTTTGCCGGTAATGACAACGATTCGCATCGGATAGACGGGAATCGGTTTTTTTCTTTCGGGATCAAACAATCCTTCGTTATGCAGCCGGCGTTTGAGTTCTTCAAATTTTAAATACAGATCGCCTAAGCCGGTCGGCTTCATTGCCGTAACATAAAGCTGAAGCTGTCCGCTGGATTCAAAGATCGAGGTGTTGGCCTGGACTAGGACAGAGTCGCCCTCTTTCGGCTTGAATTGGCAGCGAACGGCATTGGAAGCAAACATTACGCAGCTGATTCGGGACTTCTCATCTTTTAATGTAAAGTACCAATGTCCGCTGCGATGAGCTGTAAAATTGGATATTTCACCGGCAACGATCACCCTTTGGATCAAAGGATCCTGATCCAGTTTTCCTTTCAGGTAGCGGACAAGGGCGCTGACGCTCAGCTGCCGGTTTCTCATATTCTGTCCAATACGCCGTTAATCAGTCGATACGCTTCATCATCGCAGTAATCTTTTGCTAACCGCACGGCTTCATCAATAATAATCGCTGCCGAAGCTGTCTGATGATCCAATTCACTGCACGCTAAAAGCAGGATTGCCTGTTCGAGCACACCTAAGCGCTCAAAATTCCAGTCCTTTAAAGTCTCGTTAATGTATTGAATATATCGTTTTTCATTGTCCAAAGTATCCAGAATTAAAATGCGGCTGAAATCGTCCAGCTCTTCTGGTTTCATTTCCATCACTTCTTCAATGATTTCATCCATCGGTTTGTTCAACAGACGATGCTGATACAAACAGATCATCGCTTTTTCTCTACAACTATGTCGGTTCATGTTAACCCTCCGCTCATTGTATTATTTTAGCATGAAAAACGGTTTGGCGAAACTCTTTCTCATGCCTTTTTACGGACTTTTGATTTGCCTTTTTTTTAACATTCGTATAGAATGGAAAACAGAACAGAAAGAAGGATCGATATGCGTTCTGCCTCATTCCCCGCTCGGTTCTGGGGACATTTCAAGACGATTACGCTGCATAAGCTGCGGGTCACGCGGCTGTGCTTTAAAATGGGATTAATCAAACAGGGGCTGCTTCATGATCTGTCCAAATACAGTCCGATCGAATTCTGGTCAGGCGTCCGTTATTTCCAAGGATACCGCTCGCCCATTGACGCTGAAAAAGAAGCCAAGGGTTATTCTGAGGGCTGGCTGCATCACAAAGGACATAACAAGCATCATTGGGAGTATTGGATTGACCGAAACAAGCAATGCGCCGGGCTATTCTGCGTCGAAATGCCGAAGCGCTATGTCGCGGAGATGGTCTGCGATCGGATCGCGGCCTGTCAGACATATCAGAAAGAAAAATATACGGATGCTTCCGCAATCGAGTATTTCCAGCGCGGGAGTGATCGCCAGTTCATGCATCCAGAGACCGCCGCATTGCTTCAAACATATTTAGAATGGGTAAGGGATGATGGAATTAATGCGGCTTTTAAAAAGATAAAACAAGACTGGCGCAGAACGGAATCTAACTAAATAAAAGTTCTTACAAAGCTTGAGAGATTCCGATAAATCTTCGTGCCGTCAAATTGAGCAGTTCACCGCGGCTGCTTTTTTATTTACGCTCTCTAACACCGGATTTCTTTTTTCTTCCATCTTTCAGCTGTCAATCCTTGCATAAAGCTGGCTGTCAAAAATTCCATTTTGAAGAGAAAAAAGATAATTCTAGCGCTGAAAAGAAAACTTGTCGGTTCTCAATCTACGCTTTAAAATAACAAGTGGAAAAGCGCTGTTCTGCTGAAAGCATGAAATCCCCTCCCTTTTCAATGGATTTTGGCCGAACAGCTAGGATGAGGTCCTGTATGCGATATGTCGATTTAACCCAATTACCTCGGGACAAGCGTAATTATATTGCCTGGAATCAGGCCGCAGGTTTTCAGATTCCGTTTATCTATGATCATCTTCGCGGTGAAATGACGATTCTCCAAGCGAACAAAGGAAAACATGGGGAAGCTATCCTGGAGATTGAATTTGAGAATCGAATTATTCACTCAGTACCTGCCAGTTCTGTCAAAAATTGCATCCTGGGCCGGATTCTTCAAACCCGTTCTTTTGATTTCGTCACCGTTATCGGGCAGCAGTTTCAAGATGAGCGGCGCCATTATAAGATTGTTGATCAGCGGCGCGGTGTTCTGAAAGCTAATCCCCAGGCGACGCAGCGGGAAGTAGAAATTCTTTGTTTTTTGTGCGGGGCAAAGACATGGATGGCGGAAGAACGGGTATTGCCGCCAAAGAACTGTGCCTGCAGCCAATGCCGATATTCCCCGTTGTCCGGAAGGCTTTCAATTGTCGAAACCGATCCCTGGATGATCCCGTTCTTTCCTGGTGGGATTGCGCAGGCCAGACAGTACACGCACGGTCAGAATCAGAAGCTTCGTTTTCGCTGTCCCTATTGCGGGAAAATAAGGGAAAAAGCGATCGCGATCTCAACTTTAAGCCGCACGCATTCGATCGGCTGTGCCTGTTGTTGGTCAGTTGGCCGTTCCTTTCCTCATCGGCTGATTAAATGTGTTTTGGACAGTCTTAAAGTCCCATATATTCAGGAAGCTTCAAGAAAAGATCTGCCTTGGGCTCAGACGTATTCCTATGACTTTTATTTACCTGAGCTGAATGCGATCATTGAAGCCCATGGGAAGCAGCATTACGAAGAAGGAACAGGTTATTTTAAGAATGTGCTGGAAAAAAACAGAACGGCAGACCTCCATAAGAAGCAGCTGGCTTGCGATCATGGAATTCCGCCTTTCCGATACATTGAGATCAACTGCCGAAAGAGTGAAACAGAATTCATAAAGAATAATCTTCTCCGCTCTCCCCTGCCTGCACTTCTGAACTGCGATCTGACGGAGCTGGATTGGCTGCAGATAACAAGAACTGCCTGGAAATCAGAGAAATTAAGTATTCTTGCCTACAGTCTTGATAATCCAGACAAATCAGTGCGAAACATCGCAAAGCATTTCGGGGTTGGCCGGGATCTGGTCAAAGAGGTTCAAGTCAGCGCCGGCATTTACGATGTCGCCAAAGAGCGAAGGCTGGGTGTAAAGCGTCAGCGGGCATTCTACGCTGATCGAACAAAACTGCGGGATGAAAAAATATGTCAGCTCAAACGCAGTCATCCCCAGTTCTCTACGCAGGATATCGCTGAAAGTGTAGGGATGGAGCGGCATGCGGTATATCGGATTTTACAGCAAAAGGGTCTCTATGACGATCAAGCTGAGAAAGCGAATAAGCATTTAAAAATTTCTGCTTCCCGGAAAAGAATAAAAGACTCTGAGATTCGGCAGATCTGCCAGCTCAAGCTCGATAATCCTGAGATTTCAGCACGTGAAGCAGGACGAATGACCGGTCATGGTCATAGTACGATTATGCGGATCTGGGCTGATAGCCAAATCATTGAGTACCGATTTCGATCCAATGACAGTGAAGGTAAATTAGACTAAACATCGCTCAGTGAGCAAAGTTCAGCACAAAACAGCGATATCTCTGCAATCCCATCAATGCTATTGAAAAACGTCTCTGTGCTTTCGTCATCAGAAAATCTGAAACAAAAGCAAGAAACGTTTGAATGTCGGTTTGATTTCAAAAGACAGATCCTGAATCACTCGAGATCAGTTGTATGCCTGCAGGATGCGATCCAATTCTTTCTGGGTAACCGGGATCGCGGAACCATGCCGGACATCTTCATTCGGCAAGGTGTATTCCCCTTCCGCAAGCCACTGAAAGTCCGCGGTTTCGCCAAGCTGAGAGAAACGGGCAACATAGAATCGTTGATTCGGATAATTGTCAACGTAGAGATAGTACACGCCCGGCTCATGCAGGGACGGCAGCGTAAACGGACCTTCAATATATTTGCGATTGTAGATAAACAGGTCGTCATAGCGGCGTGTAAAGCCCTGACTTAAATCCTGAGTGCTCGTATAGAAAATTGTCTGTGCGGCTTCGCGTTCATCTTTATAAAGCATCCAATATTGGCCATGCATGCGCAGAATCGTGCCGTCAATCACTTTGTAGCCCGGATTAAACAGCGCCATCGGATAAGTAAATGTCGCGAAATCCTGAGTCGTTACCGCAAACATCGAACCGCTCTTGGGATCCTGCGCATCGGAATAATAGATCACATAATCCCCCGTTGCAGGATCATACGTCATTTCTGGAGCCCAGGCCCGGCTTCCGGTACTGTATAAACCTTTGTCAAACCAGGCCACGCGATGCAGTCCATGATCGCTGAAATTCACCAAATCTTCGCTTTTCCAGACATAAATGGATGGATTGTCATAGCCTTCTGTTGCTAGAATAACAAACTTTCCTTCTTTGTCGCGGCCGATAAACGGATCCCGCACACGTCCGGTTCCCAAATTACTGGTTAAAATGGATTTCCCCTGATTGAGGTCAGTCCAATGCAGACCGTCCTGACTGTAGGCAAGCTTTCCGGTTTCCTTGCCGAGATCGCCGTTAAAGTAGGACAGGATGTAGCCGGCATAAGCATCGAGGACAACCGCGTCCATCGTCACAGTATCCTTGAGCTCTCCCTGCATCAGCGTCGCTTCCAGCTGTACAGGAACGCGTTCCTCTTCCAGGTGGGTCTTGATCAGAACGTTCTTTTCTAAACGCAGATTGCCGCTGATGACCTTCCATTCAATCTGGCTGCCATTTTCTGCAATCGTGGGCAGTGAGCTTCCAGCGTTCAATAGTGTTCCTAATGTAATCGGCAGCGCTTTGATATCGCGCAGCAGCTTGGTTGCCGGTGTTTCAGCGCGGATTGTAATCAGATAATCGCGTTGGAATGAACGATTTTTGACTTTCGTCGTCAAGGTCAGCGTCACTTCCTGATCCCCTTGTTCAACCGTGGGTTTTGTGATCACTCCGGCATTGTTCTCCACCTTTAAAAACGTGGGATTGCTGCTCGTCCATTGCGCTTCATACTGACTGTCCACTTCCGGATACAGCGTCAGATTTTCCTGCAGATCTTCCGCATTGGGGATGGTGATTTCACTGAGCAGAACTTCGGGGTAAAAGCGGTCGAATTCATCTTCAACTTCCGCCGCACTCAACGCTTTTTTACGGATTTGGAAGTCCTGAAACTGTCCTTCCATACAATCGCCGTAAGCAATCGCATCCTTGCCGACAACCAGCCACGATTTTTCGATTTGATTGATGGAGGCTCCGATCTGACCGTTCATCGCTGGCTGTCCGTTAAGATAAACGGATGCCTGAGTTCCTTGGAAGACTAGCACGACTTGGTTGTAGCGATGGGTGTTCAGGGTAAATTCACTGTTGGAAATCAGCCATTGTTCCTGCCCTTCCGCCTTCATCTGCAACGCCATCCCCTGCAGCGTACCCTCTTCCCGCGCGGTCAGATTGGTCAGCTTCATGATCTCCGCCTGATCATTAACGACGGAGATCAAAGGCAGATCTGGGACATTGGTTGCCGGTTTAATCCAGAAACTGATTGTCGCCGTATCGCTGCCGTTTAAGATCGTGCTTTCCATTGTATGTTCCGCATCATTCGTCAAAAGATAAGCATCCATCTTAATTCCCTCCCGCCATGTCCATTCCGGGGCTTTGGTGGAATTGTAATATTCGACTTCCGCCGTATCCACGGCCTGACTGGTGTCGGTAATGTGGGTGGTTTTTGTACTTTTTTGACAGCCGCCGAGCAGGCAAAGGCTCAGCAGTGAAAGAATCATCTTATTGAGTACTGACAGAGAAATCATTCCTTTCTTCTATTCTTTCTTCTTAGTATACAAGAAAATAAGCATGAACACCATGCTTACTTAAGGGTTTCGGCAACCAGTTTCTTCATTAACTGCTGCTGTTTGGCAATGAGCTGGGTTTCATCGAGGCCGCATAACTGTCTGTTTTTGACTTTCCAGTTCCCCGCAACCATGACGTGTTCAATCCATTCTGATCGTCCGTCAAAGATCCAGTTCTGCAGGACATCGCTGAAATCGGACGTACTGATTAAAGGCTGAAAGTCAGGTTCATGAAGCCGCAGGAAGATCAGATCGGCCTGCATTCCAGGTTTCAGCATCCCTATCTGCGGCCAGCCACTGCAGCGGGCGCCCCATTCAGTTGCCATTTTCCAAACAGTTTGTGCAGGATTTGGGACATGTTGATCACGCAGAAGTAAATATTCCAATTTCATAACATCCATCATCTGCAGTCTTCCCCAATCGGTGCCAAGTCCGATTTCAATATCGTTGTCGAGCATGATTTTTAACGGACTGACGCCATTCTGCGATTTTAGATTGGAGATGGGACAGTTGATCATACGAACATGGTTCTGTGCCGCCAGCTGAATCGCTTCTTCCGAGGCTTTGCAATTATGAATTAAAACGCTATGTTCGTCCAATAATCCCGCCTGAGCATAAGCATCGACGGTATGCGCATAGCCCTTCGATTGAATTGTTTTTACGGCCAGTTCGGTTTCCATACAATGCGCCTTAAATAAAGCTGCAGGATAATTTCGTTTCCATGCTTGCGCCTGGGCGCAGGCTTCCACGGACCATCCGCTTTCTTCCGGCAAAGGCAAAGCGGTTCTCAATAAGGGCTGATCGTCTAACTGAGAAGGATTGTCAGCTTCCAAAGTTAAACGTATCCCGCTCAACTCCCCTGCTTTTTTCTTCGCTTTATAATCCTGTTGGAATAAGCGGCAGTCAAAAACAGTGGTTATCCCCTGTTTCAGCATGGAACTGTATTCATACAAAGACAGCTGGATGCGTTCTTCCTCAGTACATTGATCCAATGCTCTGATAAAACGTTGCTGGATCTGGCCCTGGGGTGAATCGTTAAGCCATTGAGCCACTGGCATATCCATAAACAAACCGCGGGTGACTGTACTTGTACCATGAAAATGGGCGTTCACCATTCCAGGAAGCACCAGTAAATCATGGCAATCCAGCTCATCACCGCCATCATCAAAATCGACAATTTGATCAGAATGCAAAAAGAGATCTTGCTGAATCAGATGCGATTGTGAGTCAAGCTGCCAGATATTTTTTAATTTCATTGTCATCTTCCTCATCTATTTCCTTAACCAAAGTATATCATATTCTCCTGATTCTTGGCTTTGGATTAAAGTAAAAGATGAGTCAGCTTCAACTCATCTTGATCTATCTGATTCTCTATATAACAGTCTCGTTATTTCACTTTCATATGTGAAACTTAGCTACTTCTAATTACTCTATTTAACTCAACTTCATATTCTTTTATTACACTTACGATTTTATCAAAGGATATTTTTTCACCAAATAACATATTCTTCATGCTATCGTAATCTTTAGAAAAGATTTCTAATCCATCAGCAGCAGGAATCAGTTCTAGATTACCAGCCATAATATCATCATACTTTGCCCAATTACTTGCATAAAATTTCTTTTTAAAATCAATCACCGATTTTAACAGATTTAAGTTCTCAAAACTTTTTTCTTTAATATCGGTCAATAACATTTTATATACATCATAGAAATGTCTAGAATATCTTGTCGGATAATTCCCATTGACTCTGTTCGCTTCTCGATGAAGTATTGTGATTTTTTCGTAAAATGTTCTTAAAGAGTCAACGGCTACGACATCAATGTTTTCGTTAAATACATTAGAATACACTTCTTCAATATATGTTTGTATTCTCCTTTTGCTTGCAGGAATAGGCTCAGCTAAACTCCCAATTTCTAGCCTAATTACTTGTAATACAGAGCTATCCTGATGGTTTTTAGGATAATCAAAGCAAATTGTCTGTTCATCAGTTTCATCAATATAAAAACGATAATTTCTGTCTTTTAAAATTTCTTTGAAATCTTCTTGAAGTGTCGGCAAAAATACGCCACGAAGAAAAACTTTCGTGTCATCATTTAACTTGTCATTGAATTTTAATTGCTTGGTATTACTTCTATCTTCATAAGGCTCTAGACTACCATAGCCCATAACCTTCCAATCCAAAGCCAAATCTATATCTTCTGAAAACCTTTCTATCAACTTATATACTTTCGATAGACTTGTACCGCCTTTGAAAATAATAGAGTCTTTATATTTAAAATCTTTAAATAAATACTTTAAAATAATACAAACCCATAAATCTTTTTCTACAATTGCATTTGACATATTGAGTTTGTCCGCTGTGTTTTGAATAACTAATTCCAACTCTTCACTTGAAATTTGTAATAGTTTGCTCGTCATTTTTCTTTTGTATCCTTTCTAAAACCTCTTGAATCCAAAAAGGTAATTTTAAAGTATCCTTTAACAAATCTTCACTAATATTTTTAGAAAAAATTGTAAATTTTTGAATATCATTATTGCTAATGTTATCTTTTCCAATCGCTTTAATGGCTTGTATCAGAATAGATAATTCTTTTGAATAAGAGGTGATATTTCTATTTGTTGTGTGTTTAAAAATAATCTTCTTATTCCTATAAAGATATTCTCTGTACGGTCCATCAGAAATATAAACATATTCGTTAGGCACTTGTGTAGAAAGGCCGGTGTAATTCAAGGCTGTATCCCCGGTTGGCGATATTGTCCACGAAAATTTATCTGCAATCTTATCGGCAACAGCGTTTGTATCTGGATAAGAATATTCATTTAAAATCTCACTAAACTTAGGCTTTGTATATAATCCATCAATAAGTC belongs to Holdemania massiliensis and includes:
- the dxs gene encoding 1-deoxy-D-xylulose-5-phosphate synthase, translated to MDLTDIQDPSFLKDLDQRQLKALAQQIREFLIDHVSKTGGHLSSNLGVVELTIALHKVFDSPQDKIFFDVGHQCYTHKILTGRANRFDSLRQYEGLSGFEKRAESEHDVWEAGHSSTSLSAALGMAVARDLNHEQYHIVPVIGDGALGGGMALEALNQIGSEQRNIIIIFNDNNMSISENVGVLTQNFAKLRASKPYNTFKNDLKTALNRNNVGQAVLSGLQNMKDAVKKGVIDTGVFGEFGLEYLGPVDGHDIKSLIQILNVAKSHQGPVVVHVLTKKGKGYSYCEQDKEGVWHGVGPFNPATGKPLSSTPAGYLSWSSVISETLIRLAKENKDIVAVTPAMITGSKLEKFFAVYPERSFDCGIAEEHAATFCAGLAISGKRPFISLYSSFLQRCYDQINHDICRMDLPVVIGIDRAGLVGEDGDTHHGVFDIAILRSLPNLILAQPKDAAEAQQLMAAAFAQSHPMALRYPRGTALYNELPQAEPILIGSWTIVNEEPDHRCTVVTYGPDVDKVVSKVLTNSLPVKVVNARFFKPLDEAMLMQLAEEGKPVIVYETDMLAGGLSSAILEWVADHQADLTIRRVGIGDTYVPQGSLNKIRRLEAIDILSLFDVIKEYCGS
- a CDS encoding polyprenyl synthetase family protein, which codes for MMNEFEEFLQRQCRLLKHSEVSEAMEYSLMGKGKRLRPQLLFAVMEGYGLAAKDGFMAAGALEMMHTYSLIHDDLPAMDNDDYRRGRKTCHKQFNEATAILAGDGLLTQAFALAAESSADPMKALKIVKELASAGGAEGMILGQIKDLEAENSAAVTLEQLKEVHLYKTGCLFTAPLVMGAILAGQDAAISQWRRIGALMGLAFQIQDDILDVTKSSKELGKSASDLDNKKSTYVTILGLGQAQDAMTEVYRQTRDAIRQMDMNTQQLIAILDAMEFRQY
- the xseB gene encoding exodeoxyribonuclease VII small subunit; translated protein: MSEKPTFEQSMDRLDQIVSLLEKNEIALEEAIGLFEEGLNLVQDLDTQLQGYENKVQELMLRHQTKEGQGENE
- the xseA gene encoding exodeoxyribonuclease VII large subunit, which translates into the protein MRNRQLSVSALVRYLKGKLDQDPLIQRVIVAGEISNFTAHRSGHWYFTLKDEKSRISCVMFASNAVRCQFKPKEGDSVLVQANTSIFESSGQLQLYVTAMKPTGLGDLYLKFEELKRRLHNEGLFDPERKKPIPVYPMRIVVITGKNTAARQDVITTLARRWPVAQVSEIPVLVQGEGAAAQICAALRQADALNFDVMILARGGGSIEDLWSFNEECVARTLADLKTPVICGVGHEVDVTIADLVADRRAPTPTGAAEMATPQLAEVQGYCLRQRQQLIYLIHQKLRMQRQRYEQQRGSQIFQDPMTLLQPIQMRLDYNTSRLQNTSQRVRTQRARLDQVSAILLNQTSKHVYLQQQRLGQLRLNLNHHQKQQLMLRQQQLKEKIRLLDAYSPLKILGRGYGLIAQNGHLVRSVQEVKIQEEMQIRLHDGQITAVVKEKEEQA
- the nusB gene encoding transcription antitermination factor NusB; the protein is MNRHSCREKAMICLYQHRLLNKPMDEIIEEVMEMKPEELDDFSRILILDTLDNEKRYIQYINETLKDWNFERLGVLEQAILLLACSELDHQTASAAIIIDEAVRLAKDYCDDEAYRLINGVLDRI
- a CDS encoding DUF5662 family protein; this translates as MRSASFPARFWGHFKTITLHKLRVTRLCFKMGLIKQGLLHDLSKYSPIEFWSGVRYFQGYRSPIDAEKEAKGYSEGWLHHKGHNKHHWEYWIDRNKQCAGLFCVEMPKRYVAEMVCDRIAACQTYQKEKYTDASAIEYFQRGSDRQFMHPETAALLQTYLEWVRDDGINAAFKKIKQDWRRTESN